The following are encoded together in the Pontibacter liquoris genome:
- a CDS encoding site-specific integrase — protein MFSCYTGLRLSDVESLTWAEIVSTTGKHGQFTIVKEQAKTGETVVIPLSRQAMNVLQRQSIETKDSRAHGFVFKLKSRSQTKRYIHRWRTQSGIHFTYHSSRHTFGTMLQTAGVDINTTSKLMGHKSISMTLRYAKVVDKARESAISLLNSFTM, from the coding sequence TTGTTTAGCTGCTATACAGGTTTAAGATTGTCGGATGTCGAAAGCCTGACTTGGGCTGAGATAGTGTCTACAACGGGGAAGCACGGGCAGTTCACAATTGTTAAGGAGCAAGCTAAGACCGGTGAAACTGTAGTAATTCCACTCTCCAGACAAGCTATGAACGTTTTACAGCGGCAGAGTATAGAAACGAAGGACTCTAGGGCACATGGCTTTGTATTTAAGCTTAAAAGCCGTTCCCAAACCAAGAGGTACATTCATAGGTGGCGTACGCAGTCAGGTATACATTTTACCTATCACTCCTCCCGTCACACCTTCGGCACAATGTTGCAGACAGCTGGGGTTGATATCAACACTACAAGCAAGTTGATGGGACATAAGAGTATCAGCATGACTCTGCGCTATGCTAAAGTAGTTGATAAAGCACGAGAATCAGCAATTAGCCTCCTCAACAGTTTTACCATGTGA
- a CDS encoding helix-turn-helix domain-containing protein, whose product MENPVRELNVLENPFLNFKQAIEYLGFIPESTLREWTSTRKITSYRPGKQVRYRKSDLDEFMKRYIKKSNYVIKDEIHTNSYKAKINN is encoded by the coding sequence ATGGAAAATCCAGTAAGAGAGCTAAATGTTCTAGAAAATCCATTCCTAAACTTTAAGCAAGCCATCGAGTACCTAGGTTTCATCCCTGAATCGACGCTCAGAGAATGGACCAGCACCCGAAAGATTACTTCCTACCGTCCAGGTAAACAAGTAAGGTATAGAAAATCAGACCTCGACGAATTCATGAAGAGGTACATCAAAAAATCAAACTATGTGATAAAAGACGAAATACATACAAATTCATATAAAGCAAAAATCAACAACTAA
- a CDS encoding phage integrase SAM-like domain and Arm DNA-binding domain-containing protein, with amino-acid sequence MAKVNLIEKKLAGGKVSLLLDYYQHGQRKKETLKLYVYPPDKKSKNPILKNAYEETYVKAQYLKHKKEMQLAQGEHELPVKTDKSASFILYFDQLAETRNQNWQSVRRHLYDYTKGKLTFGNVTEEWLHRFQEYLRTKIKDVTVCSYMGIITTCLNQAVREKIILVNPATNIKKVRGKEIPPKYLTLEQIQVLEQNTGNIP; translated from the coding sequence ATGGCTAAAGTAAACCTCATAGAAAAGAAGCTGGCAGGCGGGAAGGTATCACTCTTGTTAGACTACTACCAGCACGGGCAACGCAAAAAGGAAACGTTAAAGCTGTACGTATATCCACCCGACAAAAAGAGCAAGAACCCCATCCTCAAGAACGCCTATGAGGAAACCTACGTCAAAGCACAGTACTTAAAGCACAAGAAGGAGATGCAACTGGCCCAAGGGGAACATGAGCTACCTGTAAAGACAGACAAGAGCGCTTCCTTTATCCTATACTTTGACCAACTGGCAGAAACACGAAATCAGAACTGGCAAAGCGTAAGACGCCACCTGTACGATTACACTAAAGGCAAGCTTACTTTTGGCAACGTCACCGAAGAATGGCTTCACCGATTCCAGGAATACCTTAGAACCAAAATAAAAGATGTGACGGTCTGCTCTTATATGGGTATTATTACGACATGCCTAAACCAAGCTGTTAGAGAGAAGATTATACTTGTGAATCCGGCCACAAACATCAAAAAGGTAAGAGGCAAAGAGATCCCACCAAAGTATTTGACTTTGGAACAAATACAGGTACTAGAACAAAATACCGGGAACATACCCTAG